The following coding sequences lie in one Apium graveolens cultivar Ventura chromosome 1, ASM990537v1, whole genome shotgun sequence genomic window:
- the LOC141668933 gene encoding endoglucanase 5-like yields MGSLSSSCIVLLLVLQASCLAWGNEFNYADALDKSLLFFEAQRSGKLPQNQRVKWRADSGLTDGFKQGVDLVGGYYDAGDHVKFGLPMAYSVTMLAWGVIEFGKEIMKMDQMGHALAAIEWGTDYFIKAHPQPNVLWAEVGDGDSDHYCWERAEDMTTPRTAYKLDTSNRGSDLAGETAAAMAAAAIAFKPYNSSYSNLLLVHSKQLFSFADSFRGLSTDSIPNTKKFYASSGYEDELLWAAAWLYQATREDYYLKYVADNAVSMGGTGWAVQQFSWDNKYGAVQILLSKVLLEGGGGAYTSTLKQYQAKADYFACACQQKNDGYNVPMTPGGLLYINKWNNLQYAASAAFLHAVYSEYLSAANAVLNCPDAKLQPQDLLKFAKSQADYILGKNPKSMSYIVGYGQNYPVHVHHRGASIDPISVLRSPVGCVQGFEEWYRRPEKNPNVIYGGLVGGPDKNDEFKDNRDNYEQTEPTTSGTAPLLGLFSKLSNMKKSPGSGSNHQETPTSNTNNPQSSYPKEAPMPNPTSSSPVEFFHSITDSWTAGRMNYYRHRVIIKNTSQKSIKNLRLKIENLTGSLWGLTPTQEKKIYELPQWIKELKSGSECKFVYVQGGPQAKVLVQSITEK; encoded by the exons ATGGGGAGTTTGTCTTCTTCATGCATAGTCCTCCTACTTGTATTACAAGCAAGCTGTTTAGCTTGGGGGAATGAATTCAATTACGCAGATGCATTAGACAAAAGTTTGTTGTTCTTTGAAGCACAAAGATCTGGTAAATTACCACAAAATCAACGTGTCAAGTGGCGTGCCGATTCTGGCCTTACTGATGGTTTCAAGCAAGGG GTGGATTTGGTAGGAGGGTATTATGATGCAGGTGATCATGTGAAGTTTGGGCTGCCAATGGCTTATAGTGTGACAATGCTTGCATGGGGAGTGATAGAATTTGGGAAAGAGATTATGAAAATGGACCAGATGGGACATGCTTTGGCTGCTATCGAGTGGGGAACTGATTATTTTATTAAAGCTCATCCTCAACCTAATGTTCTTTGGGCAGAG GTAGGGGATGGTGACTCGGATCATTATTGTTGGGAACGCGCGGAGGACATGACAACTCCAAGGACTGCATATAAGCTTGACACAAGTAACCGTGGTTCAGACCTTGCCGGTGAAACTGCTGCTGCAATGGCTGCAGCTGCTATTGCTTTTAAGCCTTATAATTCTTCCTACTCTAACTTGCTCTTGGTCCATTCTAAACAA CTCTTCTCATTTGCTGATAGTTTTAGGGGATTATCTACGGATTCCATTCCAAATACCAAGAAATTTTATGCATCGTCTGGTTACGAG GATGAACTGTTATGGGCTGCTGCATGGCTTTATCAAGCAACCAGGGAAGATTACTATTTAAAATATGTGGCAGATAATGCTGTTTCTATGGGTGGAACTGGCTGGGCTGTCCAACAGTTTTCTTGGGACAATAAGTATGGTGCTGTCCAAATTCTCCTGTCTAAG GTGTTACTAGAGGGGGGTGGTGGAGCATACACTTCAACACTAAAGCAATATCAAGCCAAGGCAGATTATTTTGCTTGCGCTTGTCAGCAAAAGAATGATGGCTACAATGTGCCCATGACTCCTG GGGGGCTACTATACATAAATAAATGGAACAACCTGCAATACGCAGCGTCTGCAGCATTTTTACATGCTGTCTACTCTGAGTATCTCTCTGCAGCAAATGCAGTGCTCAATTGTCCAGATGCGAAATTGCAGCCCCAAGACCTCCTCAAATTTGCCAAGTCTCAG GCTGATTATATCCTAGGAAAGAATCCAAAGTCCATGAGTTACATAGTTGGCTATGGTCAGAACTATCCAGTTCATGTTCACCACAGAGGTGCTTCTATTGATCCTATATCAGTCCTACGCTCTCCTGTTGGATGTGTGCAAGGATTTGAGGAATGGTATCGGCGCCCTGAAAAGAACCCTAATGTCATATATGGGGGATTAGTTGGAGGTCCAGACAAAAATGACGAGTTCAAAGATAATCGGGACAATTATGAACAAACTGAGCCAACCACATCTGGTACTGCTCCTCTTTTAGGACTTTTCTCCAAATTGAGCAATATGAAAAAAAGTCCAGGATCAGGTTCAAATCATCAAGAAACACCAACATCTAACACAAATAATCCTCAAA GTTCTTATCCAAAGGAAGCACCTATGCCTAACCCAACATCAT CTTCCCCGGTAGAGTTCTTTCATTCGATAACAGATTCTTGGACTGCTGGACGAATGAATTATTACCGCCACAGGGTGATAATCAAGAACACATCACAAAAGTCGATCAAAAATCTGAGGTTGAAAATAGAAAATCTAACAGGTTCTCTATGGGGTCTAACTCCTACTCAAGAAAAGAAAATCTATGAGCTGCCTCAGTGGATAAAAGAATTGAAATCTGGTTCTGAATGTAAGTTTGTGTATGTTCAAGGAGGACCCCAGGCCAAGGTTTTAGTACAGAGTATTACTGAGAAATGA